Proteins encoded within one genomic window of Mauremys mutica isolate MM-2020 ecotype Southern chromosome 11, ASM2049712v1, whole genome shotgun sequence:
- the ZC3H7A gene encoding zinc finger CCCH domain-containing protein 7A isoform X2: MSSVPEVRSIRQQDIKKGLQFIQSTLPYPGTQEQYELFIRGLVRNLFNEGNDAYREGDWGRSLSHYTEALNISDYANSEEIHVSNEILEKLHVNRIACYSNLRLHDKVLEDCEIALRLNENNFRALYRKSKALNELGRYKKAYDVVAKCSLAVPLDESVIKLTQELAQKLGLKIRKAYVRARPTSSSSVSGEVLIKNPNSSVEDIESDLSEEKQETLSTVSSSNFVPEVSSDLASIPVQSISSVMPLQVEKSSLPSAVLANGGNISFSMPEACLDCGDGDDISIGEELDELLDSVPDSDENQTTVVRGPIPSASVAPNIAFSTTLLGTLPVGAGFVPAASFSEMYSQPLASSLEDFCSSLNTFPISDSKRDLSRDGTPTLNSNNSSLLLINGPNTLFGTEDYMGIAGQTRNDFSHIFSSGTANISASLVGRNPLEGTHELRQACQLCFVKTGPKLLDFTYHPNLEHKCKKDILIGKIKNSEDKSWKKIRPRPTKTQYVGPYYICKDVAAEEECRYPGHCTFAYCQEEIDVWTLERKGAFNREALFGGNGNINFTVSQLLQEHHGLFMFLCEKCFDHKPRIISKRNKDNSSCSHPAMHDFEDNKCLVHILRETTVKYSKIRSFHVQCQLDLCRHEVRYGCLREDECFYAHSLVELKVWIMQNETGISHDTIAQESKKYWQNMEANAHGAQILGNQMKHGSLNLKMKFVCAQCWRNGQVSEPDKNKKYCSAKARHPWTKDRRVVLVMSNERKKWMTIRPLPTKKQVPSQFDLCNHIASGKKCQYVGNCSFAHSPEEREMWTYMKENSIQDMEQLYEMWLKSQKPEKGEDTATQANKENGKQIHMPTDYAEVTVDFHCWMCGKNCNSEKQWQGHISSEKHKEKVFHTEDDQNCWQHRFPTGYFNICERYMAGTCIEGNSCKFAHGNAELREWEERRDVLRMKLSKARKDHLIAPNDNDFGKYSFLFKDLN, translated from the exons ATGTCCAGTGTACCTGAAGTGAGAAGTATCAGACAGCAGGACATCAAGAAAGGATTGCAATTTATACA GTCTACTTTGCCCTATCCAGGGACGCAAGAACAGTATGAG TTATTCATACGAGGGCTTGTTAGAAATCTCTTCAATGAAGGGAATGATGCATACCGAGAAGGTGATTGGGGAAGGTCACTGAGCCACTATACAGAAGCTTTAAACATATCAGATTATGCCAATTCTGAAGAAATCCATGTTTCCAATGAAATACTAGAGAAGCTGCATGTAAACCGGATAGCATGTTACTCAAATTTG AGATTGCATGATAAAGTTCTAGAAGATTGTGAAATAGCTTTAAGATTAAATGAAAACAATTTCAGAGCTCTGTATCGGAAATCCAAAGCCTTAAATGAATTGGGACGGTATAAGAAGGCTTATGATGTTGTAGCAAAATGCTCTCTGGCTGTACCACTG GATGAAAGTGTGATAAAGCTGACTCAAGAACTTGCTCAGAAACTAggattaaaaataagaaaagccTATGTCAGAGCAAGG CCAACTTCCTCAAGCTCAGTTTCTGGAGAAGTATTAATTAAG AATCCAAATTCTTCTGTAGAAGATATTGAGTCAG ATTTATCAGAAGAGAAACAAGAGACACTTTCTACTGTTTCCTCATCAAACTTTGTCCCAGAAGTGTCAAGTGACTTGGCTTCAATACCTGTGCAATCCATATCTTCCGTCATGCCTCTTCAAGTGGAAAAGAGTTCTCTGCCTTCTGCAGTGCTGGCAAATGGGGGAAACATTTCTTTCTCTATGCCAGAAGCATGTTTAGATTGTGGAGATGGAGATGATATTAGTATTGGGGAAGAACTTGATGAACTACTTGATTCTGTACCTGACTCAGATGAAAAT caaaccACAGTAGTCAGAGGACCCATTCCATCAGCTAGTGTAGCTCCTAATATAGCTTTCTCCACAACTTTGTTAGGAACTTTACCAGTTGGTGCAGGATTTGTTCCAGCAgcctcattttcagaaatgtATTCACAGCCTCTGGCTTCTTCTTTGGAAGATTTTTGTTCCTCTTTAAATACCTTTCCAATCAGTGACTCAAAAAGAG ATCTGTCCAGAGATGGAACACCAACACTTAACAGCAATAATTCCTCTCTTTTACTT ATAAATGGCCCTAATACTTTGTTTGGGACTGAGGATTACATGGGAATTGCAGGTCAAACTAGGAATGACTTTTCACATATTTTTAGCAGTGGAACTGCTAACATATCTGCATCACTTGTTGGAAGAAACCCGTTGGAAGGTACACATGAACTAAGACAGGCCTGCCAATTATGTTTTGTCAAAACAG GGCCTAAGTTACTGGATTTCACTTACCATCCCAATTTAGAGCATAAGTGTAAAAAGGATATTCTAATTGGTAAAATAAAGAATTCTGAAGATAAATCATGGAAAAAAATACGTCCAAGACCAACAAAGACTCAATATGTAGGACCATATTATATATGTAAAG ATGTTGCTGCTGAAGAAGAGTGTAGGTATCCAGGCCACTGCACATTTGCGTATTGCCAGGAGGAGATAGATGTGTGGACTCTAGAGCGCAAAGGAGCCTTTAATCGAGAAGCTCTCTTTGGAGGAAATGGAAATATCAACTTTACTGTATCCCAACTCCTTCAAGAACACCATGGACTATTTATGTTTCTTTGTGAG AAATGCTTTGATCACAAACCTAGAATAATAAGCAAAAGGAACAAGGATAATTCTTCTTGTTCTCACCCTGCCATGCATGACTTTGAAGATAACAA GTGCCTTGTCCACATTCTGCGAGAAACTACAGTAAAGTATTCCAAGATCCGTTCTTTTCATGTTCAGTGTCAGCTTGACCTGTGCAGGCATGAGGTGCGTTATGGCTGTTTAAGAGAAGATGAGTGTTTTTATGCACACAGTCTTGTAGAACTCAAAGTTTGGATAATGCAGAATGAGACAG GTATCTCGCATGATACTATTGCTCAAGAATCAAAGAAATATTGGCAGAATATGGAAGCAAACGCACATGGAGCACAG attcTTGGCAACCAAATGAAGCATGGATCTCTAAATTTGAAAATGAAGTTTGTGTGTGCCCAGTGCTGGAGAAATGGTCAAGTTAGCGAgccagacaaaaacaaaaaatactgtagtgcaaaAGCAAGACACCC ATGGACCAAAGATCGTCGTGTGGTGCTGGTGATGTCTAATGAACGTAAGAAGTGGATGACCATTCGCCCTCTTCCCACGAAGAAACAAGTGCCTTCGCAGTTTGAT TTGTGCAATCATATTGCTTCAGGCAAGAAATGTCAATATGTTGGAAACTGCTCCTTTGCTCACAGtcctgaggagagagagatgtggaCCTATATGAAAGAGAATAGTA TTCAAGACATGGAGCAGTTGTATGAAATGTGGCTAAAGAGTCAAAAACCAGAAAAAGGAGAAGATACAGCTACTCAAGCAAACAAAGAAAATGGGAAGCAAATTCATATGCCAACTGACTATGCTGAAGTTACA GTGGACTTTCACTGCTGGATGTGCGGAAAGAACTGTAATAGTGAGAAACAATGGCAAGGTCACATCTCTTCAGAAAAGCATAAGGAGAAGGTATTCCACACTGAGGATGATCAAAACTGTTGGCAGCATCGGTTTCCAACTGGATATTTTAACATTTGTGAAAG ATATATGGCTGGTACTTGCATTGAAGGAAACAGCTGTAAATTTGCACATGGAAATGCTGAGCTCCGTGAATGGGAAGAACGAAGAGATGTTCTAAGAATGAAGCTCAGCAAAGCAAGAAAAGACCATTTGATTGCTCCAAATGATAATGACTTTGGAAAATATAGTTTTTTGTTTAAAGATTTAAACTAA
- the ZC3H7A gene encoding zinc finger CCCH domain-containing protein 7A isoform X1, which yields MSSVPEVRSIRQQDIKKGLQFIQSTLPYPGTQEQYELFIRGLVRNLFNEGNDAYREGDWGRSLSHYTEALNISDYANSEEIHVSNEILEKLHVNRIACYSNLRLHDKVLEDCEIALRLNENNFRALYRKSKALNELGRYKKAYDVVAKCSLAVPLDESVIKLTQELAQKLGLKIRKAYVRARPTSSSSVSGEVLIKNPNSSVEDIESDLSEEKQETLSTVSSSNFVPEVSSDLASIPVQSISSVMPLQVEKSSLPSAVLANGGNISFSMPEACLDCGDGDDISIGEELDELLDSVPDSDENVTQTTVVRGPIPSASVAPNIAFSTTLLGTLPVGAGFVPAASFSEMYSQPLASSLEDFCSSLNTFPISDSKRDLSRDGTPTLNSNNSSLLLINGPNTLFGTEDYMGIAGQTRNDFSHIFSSGTANISASLVGRNPLEGTHELRQACQLCFVKTGPKLLDFTYHPNLEHKCKKDILIGKIKNSEDKSWKKIRPRPTKTQYVGPYYICKDVAAEEECRYPGHCTFAYCQEEIDVWTLERKGAFNREALFGGNGNINFTVSQLLQEHHGLFMFLCEKCFDHKPRIISKRNKDNSSCSHPAMHDFEDNKCLVHILRETTVKYSKIRSFHVQCQLDLCRHEVRYGCLREDECFYAHSLVELKVWIMQNETGISHDTIAQESKKYWQNMEANAHGAQILGNQMKHGSLNLKMKFVCAQCWRNGQVSEPDKNKKYCSAKARHPWTKDRRVVLVMSNERKKWMTIRPLPTKKQVPSQFDLCNHIASGKKCQYVGNCSFAHSPEEREMWTYMKENSIQDMEQLYEMWLKSQKPEKGEDTATQANKENGKQIHMPTDYAEVTVDFHCWMCGKNCNSEKQWQGHISSEKHKEKVFHTEDDQNCWQHRFPTGYFNICERYMAGTCIEGNSCKFAHGNAELREWEERRDVLRMKLSKARKDHLIAPNDNDFGKYSFLFKDLN from the exons ATGTCCAGTGTACCTGAAGTGAGAAGTATCAGACAGCAGGACATCAAGAAAGGATTGCAATTTATACA GTCTACTTTGCCCTATCCAGGGACGCAAGAACAGTATGAG TTATTCATACGAGGGCTTGTTAGAAATCTCTTCAATGAAGGGAATGATGCATACCGAGAAGGTGATTGGGGAAGGTCACTGAGCCACTATACAGAAGCTTTAAACATATCAGATTATGCCAATTCTGAAGAAATCCATGTTTCCAATGAAATACTAGAGAAGCTGCATGTAAACCGGATAGCATGTTACTCAAATTTG AGATTGCATGATAAAGTTCTAGAAGATTGTGAAATAGCTTTAAGATTAAATGAAAACAATTTCAGAGCTCTGTATCGGAAATCCAAAGCCTTAAATGAATTGGGACGGTATAAGAAGGCTTATGATGTTGTAGCAAAATGCTCTCTGGCTGTACCACTG GATGAAAGTGTGATAAAGCTGACTCAAGAACTTGCTCAGAAACTAggattaaaaataagaaaagccTATGTCAGAGCAAGG CCAACTTCCTCAAGCTCAGTTTCTGGAGAAGTATTAATTAAG AATCCAAATTCTTCTGTAGAAGATATTGAGTCAG ATTTATCAGAAGAGAAACAAGAGACACTTTCTACTGTTTCCTCATCAAACTTTGTCCCAGAAGTGTCAAGTGACTTGGCTTCAATACCTGTGCAATCCATATCTTCCGTCATGCCTCTTCAAGTGGAAAAGAGTTCTCTGCCTTCTGCAGTGCTGGCAAATGGGGGAAACATTTCTTTCTCTATGCCAGAAGCATGTTTAGATTGTGGAGATGGAGATGATATTAGTATTGGGGAAGAACTTGATGAACTACTTGATTCTGTACCTGACTCAGATGAAAATGTAACG caaaccACAGTAGTCAGAGGACCCATTCCATCAGCTAGTGTAGCTCCTAATATAGCTTTCTCCACAACTTTGTTAGGAACTTTACCAGTTGGTGCAGGATTTGTTCCAGCAgcctcattttcagaaatgtATTCACAGCCTCTGGCTTCTTCTTTGGAAGATTTTTGTTCCTCTTTAAATACCTTTCCAATCAGTGACTCAAAAAGAG ATCTGTCCAGAGATGGAACACCAACACTTAACAGCAATAATTCCTCTCTTTTACTT ATAAATGGCCCTAATACTTTGTTTGGGACTGAGGATTACATGGGAATTGCAGGTCAAACTAGGAATGACTTTTCACATATTTTTAGCAGTGGAACTGCTAACATATCTGCATCACTTGTTGGAAGAAACCCGTTGGAAGGTACACATGAACTAAGACAGGCCTGCCAATTATGTTTTGTCAAAACAG GGCCTAAGTTACTGGATTTCACTTACCATCCCAATTTAGAGCATAAGTGTAAAAAGGATATTCTAATTGGTAAAATAAAGAATTCTGAAGATAAATCATGGAAAAAAATACGTCCAAGACCAACAAAGACTCAATATGTAGGACCATATTATATATGTAAAG ATGTTGCTGCTGAAGAAGAGTGTAGGTATCCAGGCCACTGCACATTTGCGTATTGCCAGGAGGAGATAGATGTGTGGACTCTAGAGCGCAAAGGAGCCTTTAATCGAGAAGCTCTCTTTGGAGGAAATGGAAATATCAACTTTACTGTATCCCAACTCCTTCAAGAACACCATGGACTATTTATGTTTCTTTGTGAG AAATGCTTTGATCACAAACCTAGAATAATAAGCAAAAGGAACAAGGATAATTCTTCTTGTTCTCACCCTGCCATGCATGACTTTGAAGATAACAA GTGCCTTGTCCACATTCTGCGAGAAACTACAGTAAAGTATTCCAAGATCCGTTCTTTTCATGTTCAGTGTCAGCTTGACCTGTGCAGGCATGAGGTGCGTTATGGCTGTTTAAGAGAAGATGAGTGTTTTTATGCACACAGTCTTGTAGAACTCAAAGTTTGGATAATGCAGAATGAGACAG GTATCTCGCATGATACTATTGCTCAAGAATCAAAGAAATATTGGCAGAATATGGAAGCAAACGCACATGGAGCACAG attcTTGGCAACCAAATGAAGCATGGATCTCTAAATTTGAAAATGAAGTTTGTGTGTGCCCAGTGCTGGAGAAATGGTCAAGTTAGCGAgccagacaaaaacaaaaaatactgtagtgcaaaAGCAAGACACCC ATGGACCAAAGATCGTCGTGTGGTGCTGGTGATGTCTAATGAACGTAAGAAGTGGATGACCATTCGCCCTCTTCCCACGAAGAAACAAGTGCCTTCGCAGTTTGAT TTGTGCAATCATATTGCTTCAGGCAAGAAATGTCAATATGTTGGAAACTGCTCCTTTGCTCACAGtcctgaggagagagagatgtggaCCTATATGAAAGAGAATAGTA TTCAAGACATGGAGCAGTTGTATGAAATGTGGCTAAAGAGTCAAAAACCAGAAAAAGGAGAAGATACAGCTACTCAAGCAAACAAAGAAAATGGGAAGCAAATTCATATGCCAACTGACTATGCTGAAGTTACA GTGGACTTTCACTGCTGGATGTGCGGAAAGAACTGTAATAGTGAGAAACAATGGCAAGGTCACATCTCTTCAGAAAAGCATAAGGAGAAGGTATTCCACACTGAGGATGATCAAAACTGTTGGCAGCATCGGTTTCCAACTGGATATTTTAACATTTGTGAAAG ATATATGGCTGGTACTTGCATTGAAGGAAACAGCTGTAAATTTGCACATGGAAATGCTGAGCTCCGTGAATGGGAAGAACGAAGAGATGTTCTAAGAATGAAGCTCAGCAAAGCAAGAAAAGACCATTTGATTGCTCCAAATGATAATGACTTTGGAAAATATAGTTTTTTGTTTAAAGATTTAAACTAA